A window of the bacterium genome harbors these coding sequences:
- the rplO gene encoding 50S ribosomal protein L15, whose translation MDLSSLKYAKGSHKKAKRIGRGIGSGHGGTSTRGHKGQYSRSGAKRKAWFEGGQMPLQRRIPKRGFTNIFKTVFQPVNLAMLNRLTEVSEITPEVLRQHGLIRKSNVPVKILGNGELSRAFEVHAHGFSKGAQEKIEKAGGKAIVIQPATAASAQTKN comes from the coding sequence AAACGCATCGGCCGGGGCATCGGTTCCGGGCACGGCGGCACCTCGACGCGCGGCCACAAGGGCCAGTATTCCCGCTCCGGCGCCAAGCGCAAAGCCTGGTTTGAAGGCGGCCAGATGCCGTTGCAGCGTCGCATTCCCAAACGCGGCTTTACCAACATTTTCAAGACCGTGTTTCAGCCGGTCAATCTGGCCATGCTCAACCGCCTCACCGAGGTGAGCGAGATTACGCCCGAGGTGCTGCGGCAACACGGGCTGATCCGCAAAAGCAACGTTCCCGTGAAGATTCTCGGCAACGGAGAGCTGAGCCGGGCATTTGAAGTGCACGCCCATGGGTTCAGCAAGGGTGCGCAGGAGAAGATCGAGAAGGCCGGAGGCAAAGCCATCGTCATTCAACCGGCAACCGCTGCGTCCGCGCAAACCAAGAACTAG
- the secY gene encoding preprotein translocase subunit SecY, translated as MILSSFKNIFKIPELKKRVIFTFLMLLVERIGTHIPVPGINSQALLAYLQDAQGGGILQLYDLFAGGAFSRATIFALGIMPYISASIILQLLGAVMPYFQRLQKEGEEGRKKITQYTRYGTVLIAFMQAYGVSIFLENIQALPNGMVVVPDPGWGFRLLTMLTLTAGTVLIMWFGEQITERGIGNGVSLIIFIGIIARLPDALIDEFQQVSAGNREILTELFLLALMVVTVALVVLLTQGTRKIPVQYAKRVIGRKVYGGQSTHLPLRVNTAGVMPIIFAQSIMFIPTTISTFFPNSELIANFARYFDITSGVYWVMEGVLIVFFTYFYTAIAFNPVDVADNMKKYGGFIPGVRPGKKTAEFIDNILTKITLPGSIFLALIAVFPYILHKLMNVSLNFASFFGGTSLLIIVGVALDFLQQLESHLLMRHYDGFMKGGRIRGRRYAS; from the coding sequence ATGATCCTCAGCAGTTTCAAAAACATTTTCAAAATCCCCGAGCTGAAGAAGCGTGTGATTTTCACGTTTCTCATGCTTCTGGTGGAGCGGATCGGCACGCACATTCCGGTCCCGGGCATCAACAGCCAGGCCTTGCTGGCCTACCTGCAAGACGCGCAGGGCGGCGGCATTCTCCAGCTTTATGATCTCTTTGCCGGCGGCGCCTTCAGTCGCGCCACCATTTTTGCGCTCGGGATCATGCCCTACATCTCGGCCTCGATCATTCTGCAGTTGCTCGGCGCAGTGATGCCTTATTTTCAGCGCCTGCAGAAAGAGGGTGAAGAGGGCCGCAAGAAGATCACCCAGTACACCCGCTATGGCACGGTGCTGATCGCCTTCATGCAGGCCTACGGTGTCAGCATCTTCCTGGAGAACATTCAAGCGCTGCCCAACGGCATGGTGGTCGTGCCCGACCCCGGCTGGGGGTTTCGTCTGCTCACGATGTTGACTCTGACCGCGGGCACGGTTCTCATCATGTGGTTCGGCGAGCAAATCACCGAGCGCGGCATCGGCAACGGCGTGTCCCTGATCATTTTCATCGGCATTATTGCTCGGCTGCCCGATGCGCTGATCGACGAGTTCCAGCAGGTGAGCGCGGGCAACCGGGAGATTCTGACCGAGCTGTTCCTGCTCGCTTTGATGGTGGTCACGGTGGCATTGGTGGTGTTGCTCACGCAGGGGACGCGCAAGATTCCCGTGCAATATGCCAAGCGCGTCATCGGCCGCAAGGTTTACGGCGGCCAAAGCACGCACCTGCCTCTGCGGGTGAACACCGCCGGTGTGATGCCCATCATTTTCGCGCAATCGATCATGTTCATCCCGACCACGATCAGCACCTTTTTTCCGAACAGCGAGCTGATTGCGAATTTTGCCCGCTACTTCGACATCACCTCGGGGGTCTACTGGGTGATGGAAGGCGTTTTGATCGTCTTCTTCACTTATTTCTACACCGCCATCGCCTTCAATCCCGTGGACGTGGCGGACAACATGAAGAAGTACGGCGGGTTCATCCCGGGCGTGCGGCCGGGCAAGAAAACCGCGGAGTTCATCGACAACATTTTGACCAAGATCACGCTGCCCGGCTCGATTTTTCTGGCACTCATTGCGGTGTTTCCCTACATCCTGCACAAGCTGATGAACGTGTCGCTCAACTTTGCCTCGTTTTTCGGCGGCACCTCGTTGCTGATTATCGTCGGCGTGGCGTTGGATTTTCTGCAGCAGCTTGAATCTCATCTTTTGATGCGGCATTATGACGGCTTCATGAAAGGCGGACGTATTCGAGGGAGACGGTATGCCTCCTGA
- a CDS encoding adenylate kinase, translating to MELVFLGYPGSGKGTQATLLSELYQIPKISTGDILRASVQARTQLGLQAKQFMDRGELVPDRVMIGLVLQRLTEPDSATGYILDGFPRTLNQARELDHVFLDYKKQLTAVISLEIEKKKVIERLTSRRVCEQCGKLFNLATDPPPPSNRCDNCSGQIYQRSDDKPETVLHRMDVYEESTRPLKDYYGAQGKLLQIDGSLSIPKVHSDIVKRLRELAGVGSAKQRA from the coding sequence ATGGAGCTCGTTTTCCTCGGATATCCCGGATCTGGAAAGGGTACCCAGGCCACCCTGTTGAGCGAGCTTTATCAAATACCCAAGATTTCGACGGGTGATATTTTGCGGGCGTCCGTGCAGGCCAGGACCCAGCTCGGACTGCAGGCCAAGCAGTTCATGGACCGGGGTGAGCTGGTGCCGGATCGGGTGATGATCGGGCTGGTGTTGCAGCGCCTCACTGAGCCGGACTCGGCGACGGGTTACATCCTCGACGGTTTTCCCCGCACCCTCAACCAGGCGCGGGAGTTGGATCACGTCTTTCTCGATTACAAGAAGCAATTGACCGCCGTCATCAGTTTGGAGATCGAAAAGAAGAAAGTCATCGAGCGCCTGACCAGCCGGCGCGTGTGCGAGCAGTGCGGCAAGCTTTTCAACCTGGCCACCGATCCGCCGCCGCCCTCCAACCGCTGTGACAACTGCAGCGGGCAGATCTATCAGCGCTCGGATGACAAGCCGGAGACGGTTTTGCATCGCATGGATGTCTATGAAGAGTCGACGCGGCCGTTGAAAGACTACTACGGGGCGCAGGGAAAGCTGCTGCAAATCGACGGCAGCTTGAGCATTCCCAAGGTGCATTCCGATATCGTAAAACGGCTCCGCGAGCTGGCGGGCGTCGGATCAGCGAAACAGCGGGCATGA